In Nitrospiria bacterium, the DNA window ACCGGACTCATCAATTTGTGGGTCATTGTTAAGCTGACGCCCTGGTTGGGATACAGTTTTGGTTTCCTTCGCGACACGCCGCATGCGCGAATGCCGTTCGCGTTGATGGTTCCGTGGGGCATCGTCGTGATCGCGGTGTTCGTCGAGGCGGACTTCCGGGGGTTCATTCTGGGGAGAATCACGGCGCTGTTGGGCGACAGACCGTACGGATCGACCCTCGCCGTGATCCTTTCGGCTTTTGTTTTTTCTCTGGATCCGTTCATGATAACGGTCTTTCGGGGTTATCACTGGCTGGCGCTCACGGATGGTTTGATCTGGGGCGGGCTGTTGCTGGGGACCCGAAACTTGTTTTCCACAATTGCGGCGCATGCGGTTGAGGTGATATGGGTTTATTCCGTCCTCTGGATTTTTTATCGGTGATTGGTTGGGATTCGATGTTCCAAGCCGCCGCAGCGTCGGTTCCATCGACGGCCCGCGGTGGCGGTTTTTATTGCAAACCGCTTTGGAACTTCTTATAATGAAAACTCGTTCGGACGGGATTGCATCATGACGACGGATCATCAGGATCGGGTTCGTTTCTGGACGCGCCGATTTGCGATCCCGATCGGATCGGCCGTGATCGCCGGCCTGTTGATGATCGGGGCCTTCCTGCATTTGTTTCATCGCATACCCGTGCCGCAATTTCCGGCCGCCGGTTTCAACCTTCAAGCCGCCGGGCTTGGAAATCGGAGCTACCTTTTTCTGACGCGGCGCGACCCGTCCGCCGCCCCGTCCCAGGAGAGCTGGTGGATGAAGACGGTGGAAGACGATCGGATGCAAGGCGAATCGGAGGTCAAACCGTTTCAATCCCTCGTGGCTTTCTCCGACAAACTCTGGTTCTTCAGTCCGGGAATGTACCGGGTCTTCGACGGGAAAGAGTGGCAGCGGTTCGACGCCCCGTGGGTCGGCGATGACCCCATCGTCACCGCGGGACCGGAACGGCTTTTGCTCCTCAGCCGCATCGGGACGGATTTTTCCATGACGTCCTATGCCCATGACGTCTGGGAAAGGCCTGTGCCGGTCGGGATCGATCCGAACGATCGGAACCTGCTCTGTTCGGAACGGTGTTTCTCGCGCTTGGTCATCTTCAAAGACAAGGTCTATTACCTCTGGCTGAAAAGCGGGACCCTCTATTGGTTGACGTGGGACGGCGGAGCATCGGGCCGCGTGGAGTCGCTGGAGCAGACGTTTGGAAAACTGATCCGCTTCGAGGTCCTGTCGGCTCCAGATGGAATATTCATATGGTATATTCCGATGTTGGAAACGGATTCCGCTAACGCCGGTCCAACGGTCCCTCCCATCGGCTTGAACGTTTGGGATGGCAACGGGTGGCACGGCGCGAACCATCTCGGGCGGTCTACCCCCGGTCAGCTTCTGGAGATTTCGGCCTTCCTGGCTCACGGCGAACCGCATCTCGTGGTCAATACCGGAATACAAATCGAGGATATGATGTGGGAGGGAGGGCGGCCGGGACGAACCGCTATTCTGATGGGAGGCGACCTGGGGCCGACCGTTCTC includes these proteins:
- a CDS encoding RDD family protein — translated: MTTDHQDRVRFWTRRFAIPIGSAVIAGLLMIGAFLHLFHRIPVPQFPAAGFNLQAAGLGNRSYLFLTRRDPSAAPSQESWWMKTVEDDRMQGESEVKPFQSLVAFSDKLWFFSPGMYRVFDGKEWQRFDAPWVGDDPIVTAGPERLLLLSRIGTDFSMTSYAHDVWERPVPVGIDPNDRNLLCSERCFSRLVIFKDKVYYLWLKSGTLYWLTWDGGASGRVESLEQTFGKLIRFEVLSAPDGIFIWYIPMLETDSANAGPTVPPIGLNVWDGNGWHGANHLGRSTPGQLLEISAFLAHGEPHLVVNTGIQIEDMMWEGGRPGRTAILMGGDLGPTVLRYQGKVLFLFLFLMSLATAGLAFALSRWKPVSVNSGPSYASVGRRLVAKAIDTAMVIIPVGILVGTRLDPDRFLSPTSFKHWLSAGATAWIIASLLLFTYHAVAEGFWGQTFGKRLCGIAVTGQNLKPCTILQSAVRNFLRLADSVCFYWVGLISIAATDRWQRLGDLAGRTIVVRTKHKPDVTEAGAQ
- a CDS encoding CPBP family glutamic-type intramembrane protease yields the protein MERWSGLAIVPVVLTFTYSLWSPSLPASLWSSLVPQSVAYVCLGIWAGVNDRPLDRLFIGTRHLKRSLWLGTLVGCFTGLINLWVIVKLTPWLGYSFGFLRDTPHARMPFALMVPWGIVVIAVFVEADFRGFILGRITALLGDRPYGSTLAVILSAFVFSLDPFMITVFRGYHWLALTDGLIWGGLLLGTRNLFSTIAAHAVEVIWVYSVLWIFYR